Part of the Zea mays cultivar B73 chromosome 4, Zm-B73-REFERENCE-NAM-5.0, whole genome shotgun sequence genome is shown below.
GTGTAGTATTTTTGCAGTTTTGAAACAATACTATGATATTTGATGATACTATAGTATTGGAACTCAAAAGGTGTTTGGTTTGTATAGGCAAAATATAGTTTTAAGTACCATGGTTTACCCAAAACCGTGGTATTTTTTAGAGTTTTCAAAACTCCAATCATGGCCTTagttttcttctcttctctctacatatACTTTGGTTTTTCAATGGAACCAAACAGATCACAATTTTTAGCAATACTATGGTTTTACTGTGGTAAAGTAATACCATAGTATTTGTGTCATGTACAATTATAAACTATAGTATCTCAAAACTACAATATTTTAAAACTGCATTCTCAAACAGACTCTATAGGTTTCAGTGACCACTCAGGCAAATGCTCTTATCCCTTCATGCCTTCACGCTTAGGCACATCCGATTGCAGTATTTTTGTGTTTCAATGATGGAAAAAAAATTAAGCTAAAGTTTATGAGCCGAGCCGTAAACAGAGCCGAGCCTTGTTCTTGGCTATGGATGCGAGCCGGCTGCAAAGCGTCGTGGGTAAGCCTTCTCGCCTCTCCGGATGATTTGACCGCCACGCGTCAGTAATCCCGCCCGGATCGCACATGAGGAATCTGCGGCCAGTTAGTTCGCACCGAATTTTTCTCCAGCCGTCCCTCAAAACAAGGATGCAAATCTGACCCCACCTGCAAGCGACCAAGTGGTCCAGGGCTCGAGACCACCGCGTTTTTCTGGAACCAACCATCCTTCCTTCTCAAGAGTCCAGAGTCCAGACCTCCACACAACGCGAACCAAGCCAACCAACTAACCGAGCAAGCAACCCAACCACACGAGCGGAGGAGCGTGCGAAACCCAAAGCGCGAAAACCCTCCTCGCCCAAGGATCCCTCCCGCGGCGCGCGGAAGCAAACCCCCCCGACCGGCCGCCGTCGGGGGCCGCGGCAGGGACAGCGGAAGCAGCATCACTCCGGAGCGGCGGGGCTCAGCCAGCCCTCGACCGGAGCGGGGGGTTCCGTAATACTCTCCGAATCTGCGGAATCCGTGGCGGGATTTCGCGGGGCCTTCTAGTTTCGGGCGAGACAATGGTGGGGTTCGCGGGGAAGAGGAAGGAGTTGGAGCAGGTGATGGACGGCCTCTCTGACTTCTCCCTCTCCGGCCCCGCTGCCAAGAGCCGCAGATTGGTGAGTTGGTAAACTACTGTTTGTGCCCTTTTTTTTCAGGCTTCTATTAATTGAGGGCTCCTATCTGGTTTGATGGCGCAATCTTTTACCCTAATATTCTCGTGATGCTACTCTGCATCCGAATTCATCCATTTAATTGGTGATGATTGATGGACGCCTCATTAAGTCATTAGGGTGGTTGATTATAGGGATTAGGGAGCGGCTACATGTTAGCAAGTACAGCAAATATGTATACGTGTTTTTAAAAAAAATGGAAGGTACTGCTTCAACTATATATTGTTCCACATATACTGTCTGTTTTCTTATTTCTGATTAACTAGCATGATTTTACTCAGCTGTATCTGCTGTCAGAAACTCCCTGCTGAATGAGCTGACGAAAATGTCTTTCCTGTAAAGAGTGTATGCAATCAACAAGTCAGTAGCCTTTTCATAGGCCGCCCTATTTTATGAGGATGCTGTTTTGTTTACATGCGTATTGCCACATTTTGTGCTGCCGCCGTTGCTTTCTTGGAGTTATTTTTTTTTGGAGTAGAAATGTAGCCAGGTTTATCCGATGATGATGTGCTCAGGGTGCTCATATGGCATCATCTCTATACCTATACGTTTCTATGCATTTGTTGCAACAGTCCTGTTATCTACTTCCttcattccaaattataagacgATTTGACTTTTGTATTTACATAATTTTTGTTATGCACTTAGATATACATTATGTCTAGGTACATATCTAGGTACACAGTAAAAGCGATGTGTCTAGAAAAAAACAGCACATCTTATAATTTGGAACGGGGAGGGTAGCAAAAAAGCACCATGCTTTCTAGTCGGTCACTTCAAGTAAAGAAGGAAAAACCATATACATGTTGTGATTTTCCGCTGCATATTGCGAAGCAAGGTTTATCATGCATGGTGTATTGCATGTCTTGTTGTGCATATAGTTAAGCATCCTGTCATTTTGGTATTTTACATTCGTTGGAAGTGTTTATCACTGCATCTGTAATGCCTCTCTGAATGAAATGTTGTTTATTATTTATAGGATGCCGAGCTCCCACCAATTATGGAAGAAGAACCACCTGCTCCTTCAATGCCATTCCAGATGCTGGGAGAGAAAATCAATAACTGTGTTGACATACCCAGTATGGAATTCATGATGGAAGGTCTAACAACACATCATGTGCCTAGTGAGGACATGGCACTTGTTTTATACAAACCAGTAGATAATTCCGCACCATTTGGTCGTGGCATCTCAAGTTCTTCATTCATAGTGAGTTCAGACTTGATACGTGGTCTAAAGAGTAAGTACATCGTGATCAACCTTCTTTAGTCACCGTTTATATTTAAATTCACCATTCCTACGAGTCTTTGCTATTTTGGTCCTGCATTTTGTTAGGGGGCTTGCTGAAATCAGGGTGCCTGAATTTTAGTTATTGCATATATTTTATATTAAAATTGCAGATTCAGAGAACAAAAAAAATGTAGGCATAATCTGCAATTTTCAACTCTGAGAACAAAAAACCTGCTAAGCAAAATCACAAATCCGACAAAATCTGATCCATGTTGGTACAAAGACAATTATCTCTAGTCAAATAAGGACAAAAAAATGATTGGTTTTGATACAAAGAATCATAAATCATAAAAACAACAATTTACTTATACTAGTTGGTTGTATAAAAGTGTTGTCTAAAATCATTTAAAAATTCAGGCACCTGAAATATTGAAGTGTTTTGTTAGATTTTGAAGTGTCAAATGCATGTCCAGAACTTGTATGACTACAGGTATTATCGATACCTAAGTATTTGGGTGTTGCTTGTGCAAATATAAACTAACCTACTTAGATTTTTTTGTTAACTTCTATATCTATGACATGTCCAAACCTATCTCCTGATGCAGCTAGTTGGTGAATAAACAGGAAGCATGGAATGCCTGTTGGCCTAGGGGCTAGGGGCATGAGATGATTTGTTTAGCCATGGCATCACCTGCTTACATTGTGATTTGCGTGGGTGAACACTTGGTGTGCCCTTTTTCTAGTGCTGTAGTTGTGCTGCATTCTTTGGTGTGCAGAATATGACCCATGTCATGACTTTTAACGTGATTTACTTGCCAATGATTATCTTCTTTTGTTTTCTTTGGTTCTGCTGTCTTCTTGTAGAGCTTTTCCATTGGCTTCTATTTGGGTAATCTTCACATGCAGCATTTTTTTTCCAACTATACATGTTCTGAATTACAACAACCCCCCTTTTTTTTTTGCTGTTCTTACTTTTCAGACCATGCTTTTGCGAACTATCACGAGGTGGAGGATGAATCTCCTGAACGTAGGAACAGCTTGGCTTTAGTTCCTTGGAGACCACCACAAGTGTCTATAAGATCTGACTGGGTTGCCGTTGAGCCAGAGCGCACACGGATTTTTGAAGTACCTATGGACGCTGATGAGACTGAAGTAACTTCTATGGATGTCGAGGAAACGCCAGAAGCAGTTTCGGGCGGATTCAATGGCGAGAACCTTGGCCAGTGGCTACATTGTGTGACCCCGCCCTCGTTACCAAATCCATCCGCCCATGTTATGTGGTCAAGGTGACAACTGGGAGGCCCTGCGTGCTGACTACTGAATCATACCAAGGATGAAGAAATCCTCTaataatcctcccctagctgtgtgGTAGCTGTCTGTTTAGTTGAAAACAAAAAAAACTGGTTATGCTTAGCATGATGTTTCCTGGTGTAGTGCTGATCGTCCCCAGTAATATCAGTGTGAGTAGACTCCATGTTAGAACCTGGTTAGATTGGGATTCAATTAATTGAGGTAACCTGTTGGATTTAAAACATCTTAAATTCGATGCTGGTTCTTTTTTTTATTCATTTCAGAATTTAACGAAGGTGTTCTTGAATCGAGATTATTCGAACAAACCCTCAATGCGCTGGGTGGGTTCGTGCTGAAATTTTTATCAGCAAAAAACGTAGTGCGTAGGGTAAGTATGGGTTACAATTTTCATCTAGCAACAATCACTGAGTTAGGGCGTTAGGCCTCCTTTGGGAACGCAGGATCGAAAAAAACATAGGAATATGAAAAGTACAACAATAAGATATGGATGCATGTGAAAACTAGAGAAATAAAGAACACAGGAATTCTGTTAGAACGAGTGTTTTGGTTGAGTTTAGGAAAAAATCATAGGAAACCAAAACAATGTGTATTCTCTTCGTCAAAAATATAATTTGTTTTAAAGTAATCATACATTAATTAAAGTAACATATGAATATAATTTACATATATATCTATATTCATTATTATTTAAATGAATGTGGACAGAAAAAATGGGTTAAAGAACTATATTTTAGTGGCAGAGAGAATATTATACTGTTATCTAAAAATAATATTGCAATCATTTGGAATATCATACTAATATAATCTTTTTTTTATATAAAGCACTAAGTTCCAATCCTTCCTCTTCTCGCTTTTCCATTTTATAAAAATATAAGATAAATAAATGTATTTGATGTGTTGGAGGTCAAATTGagcagcgcggacagtccggcgctgaggccggacggtccgcggtggtggcgcggacggtccgcgcgcgcgcagagtcagttagggttcctagtttctcgcgggatttgttacctaaaaccgcgggattaacttgggaaacagttggaaacggatccagacctcccctttatatagatgaagggctacagccgattgaacccccaacaatcgaacaaatcaagtctattactcgtttttaccttatgcattaggagtagttctagtctagttctagtgtagccctagtttagtattccaatccttaaattctctgcctctcctcgactctacgtcgattaggggagtctaggtcggccggcccgagcctagacaactcctaggatctctcctccccgacggggtccctcccgggagcgagatccaggcgccgccggcgatcttccgccgcccctgcgcacgtgcggaccgtccggccctagggcgtggaccgtccggccgtcaggcagggaacccgggcTCCTGcactaggtcgcggaccgtccggccctgtgccgcggaccgtccgcgtctgaccagggagcaccgccgcctcacaccaggtcgcggaccgtccggccccaggccgcggaccgtccgcgcctaaccagagagcaccgccgccggttcttcttgagtgattggcgctccgaaaaggcgtcaacatacttttggcgactccgctggggaataggtgtctagatctgctaaaaatcggcccataaatggccggttctaaggatcacaccaagatctccactaccaacatcatcaagccggccatggagacgctcccggctgatgaccaaaggccctttgaagacctcataatgcgcgatgagaaggaggtgatgcggcaatggaacgaacaacgcgacaaggaagaggcggaactgctgcataaactctccgaacggcgcaaggaggcggcggacaagtacttgtcacacttcacggtggatcgccaccagaagatcgtccgtcaaggggagatcgatatggaatctctcctacctccactgcagggtcccgctgtaagtactccagatctatctcttacgactttcatggatcaacgaggagatcagttaaagcaatatgtagatgaatctattaaaatgcatttacgtgcatacgagaaatcagctgctcctaattttccatcgcgagagtctaatacagtgccacccacgtcaaacacatcggctataaacgggtcacctttgacccatccatcatatggtatgccgatgcatgctttcgtgtcaccatcacagccgcaaccactaggcacgcggcaggtactggacgcgaccggaccatccgagcatcatctcagacagtccggttataccgcggaccgtccggcgtatttcgcgggaccgtccgaccagatgcaggcccgcacacaaaacactcaggtcgcaccgtacatggccggaccatcagggtacaaccctgaacacttcggccccatcacggaccgtccggtgcatcacgccggaccgtccggtgcatcacgccggaccgtccggatatgttgcggaccgtccgccatcttacgccggaccgtccggatatggcatgaaccggccgacgtattacgctggaccatccgactctacacgagtccatgcgcagactgcccaagtcacgccatatatggccgatccatccgggtacagccctggaccattcggcccgatcgcggaccgtccagttctttacgacagacggtctgggtacgagactacacacgtagcaccatatacggctggacaatccggatataccttcagatcatttggccaggtcgcggaccattcggcctcttacgccggaccgtccggatatgcatacgcagagccgagagctgtgcaatacgcacagttcccacattcatcgcagcaacattatggtgccccaccagcaatacattataatcatgccataccacctcatggacatagggctaaatactattcggccacaagagagcctgaggggtatagggcaggagctggtgacattaataggacacctaacacacacctcaaacatacctgggaggaaagccgacagagtaatgccaggcaacctgaaatctccacccacaaactcaatggatggtcgccagacatggcagagagggtcagagatgaggtagccgggatgttcaaggacaaactcggtgttagtgtgtcaggtacagggcaatcgtatcggaagccttatagccaccgattcgacaccgtgccatacccacagggaactagaataccagacttctctaagttttctggtgaaagtgggaaaagcacacacgaacatataagccaattcatagcacacttgggagaattggctgatggggaagcctaccgcgttcgtttattctcgttgtcccttactgatactgcatttgcatggtacgcagctttgccaccaaactctattaactcttgggaagaattagagcagaaatttcatgaacacttcttctcaggagaacatgagttagaattggctgacttagcttcagtccgacaggggcctgaagaatcggttaatgactatatccggagattccgggacactagaaaccgatgctttcagattcatgtcgcagaaaaacaactgacagggctagctttcaatgggttgcgaccctacttaaaagaaaaattagatggcacccaattcttttcactagtgcacttacaccagcgggctatgacctgtgaaagccgaagtaaggaaacatcaaaatcggctagttataagatgcatctagtgggatacgataattcggacgatgaatccacggatgtatacaccgccgaactggtttggccaggacaggctaaaccttcagcgtgttctgctttacagtcgattcgaaagaatcgacaagaggaagttaagtttacttttaatgttgccaaatgcgataaaatatttgacgagttactgaaaaacggcaacattaaattaactcatactattcctcctcctgatgaattaaagaggcgtgcttattgtaagtggcataattccttttctcatgccaccaatgattgtaatgtttttcgtcgacagatacaatcggccataaatgagggtcgattggcttttcaggagatgcaagtagacacacaaccctttcctgttaatacaatagaactcacatgcaaaaaggtcttggttcgacccgaaatggccgataaaggcaaaggcaagggcatcgtcatcagcaatcctcgcatgtcggatatatcacaaaaggagattgctcgaaaggctttggacgagaaggctaaaaggtccgaagacgccggggggcaggcacagttaataaaccaaacacatcagcctagccccagcatcgtagatggtccgacacctacgtgcggacaatccggtgctcagacaaatggttcggctaactcagccggacagtccacctatgaccaaaggcgtcaacctctacacaaagcaaggaaaaagacgcaaggtcaaagcacatataatcggcggatcaaagccgatcctacttttgatcagttgctctccaaaaatactagcaaaaagactgttccacgtgataggtcaacaaagaaaccccggtcacctgctaaaacaaaacggtcaaacaaaacgacccgaaaggcgacacaacaagcatcgcctattcattctatgagaccagggtattttccacctatttactcatcgtcggtatattatcctgttcaaatatggaatggtacgatgatgaatccatggtataTGTATAGT
Proteins encoded:
- the LOC100191310 gene encoding uncharacterized protein LOC100191310, with translation MVGFAGKRKELEQVMDGLSDFSLSGPAAKSRRLDAELPPIMEEEPPAPSMPFQMLGEKINNCVDIPSMEFMMEGLTTHHVPSEDMALVLYKPVDNSAPFGRGISSSSFIVSSDLIRGLKNHAFANYHEVEDESPERRNSLALVPWRPPQVSIRSDWVAVEPERTRIFEVPMDADETEVTSMDVEETPEAVSGGFNGENLGQWLHCVTPPSLPNPSAHVMWSR